Sequence from the Nymphaea colorata isolate Beijing-Zhang1983 unplaced genomic scaffold, ASM883128v2 scaffold0704, whole genome shotgun sequence genome:
TTTTTGTACGTCGTATGCCTACcttctttgaaacatttccGGTAGTTTTGGTAGATGGAGACGGAATTGTGAGAGCCGATGTTCCTTTTAGAAGGGCAGAATCCAAGTATAGTGTCGAACAAGTGGGTGTAACTGTTGAGTTCTATGGTGGTGAACTCGATGGAGTCAGTTATAATGATCCTGCTACTGTGAAAAAATATGCTAGACGTGCCCAATTgggtgaaatttttgaattggatcgCGCTACTTTGAAATCCGATGGTGTTTTTCGTAGTAGTCCAAGGGGTTGGTTCACTTTTGGACATGCTTcgtttgctttgcttttctttttcggcCACATTTGGCATGGTGCTAGAACCTTGTTCAGAGATGTTTTTGCTGGTATCGACCCAGATTTAGATGCTCAAGTGGAATTTGGAACCTTCCAAAAACTGGGGGATCCAACTACAAGGAGACAAGTAGTCTGATacaacatttctttcatatgtCTAGCCTATGTTTCATATAGGGTACTGGAGAAATATTAATTCGAATCATCACCTATTACTCTTGACCTTTACTTGTCTGGGAAATGATCCCAAATGAACAGGTATGGAAGCTATAATTGTAAAACACGATCGAATCTATGGAAGCATTGGTTTATACATTCCTGTTGGTCTCGACTCTGGGGataatattttttgctatctttTTTCGAGAACCGCCTAAGGTTccaaataaaaagatgaaatgatttttcattatctcaaTTGAAATGATGACCCTCCGATGAGGAGGGTCATCATTTCAACTAGTCCCCGTGTTCCTCAAATGGATCTCTTAGTTGTTGAGAGGGTTGCCCAAAGGCGGTATATAAGGCATACCCCGTAAAGCTTACAAGTAAACCAGATATGAAGATGGCGACTAGAGTTGCAGTTTCCATTATTAAGTGATTTCAAGACCACGATGGATCTACGATAAGATAGTTTATTTACAACGGAATCGTATACAAAGTCAACAGATCTCAAACAATGCACGGAATAGGATTTATGGCTACACAAACCATTGAGGGTAGTTCCAGATCTGGGCCAAGACGGACTATTGTAGGCGATTTATTAAAACCATTGAATTCGGAATATGGTAAAGTAGCCCCTGGATGGGGAACTACACCCCTTATGGGTGTCGCAATGGCTCTATTTGCAGTATTCCTATCTATTATTTTGGAGATTTATAATTCTTCCGTTTTACTGGATGGTATTTCATTAAGTTAGGTCCAGAAGAACGGATAAGTCCtaactttcaataaaaaaaagaatcacttaGGATTCGGATTTCTAGGTCATCTCATTCTGTTTGGTAGTTCGACCGCGGAATTCTTTTGTTTCGGTATTTCCGGAATATGAGTGTGTGACTTGTTATACCTATTGATAGTACAGAGAATAAGTCTGTCATCTCATCGAGAGAGATGGTTCTAGCCCGTCAGATAGTCAGTCTAGTATCTGGAGCACGGACTATATGGAATAGATTAAGAACTATTTAAACTATGATTCATACCTACTATTCATACCTCGTGACCGGCCTCCAactactattatttttttcaattaacttttCAATGAGGCGTTTCAGAAATCGAACCACCTTTTTCCTTCAGAATCATGCTTAGTTTGAGCTGAGCGAGGGACAGGACAAATATTTCTATGGATTCTTAGTTATTATATCTGTTCATTGAATAAGTGAAGTGATGATCAAACGAAAGGGTTCCTACTCAGAGAACTCTTTGGTtctgttttgttctttgttgaatCATCGTGGTTCTAGTAGGAATCTGAGGTTTCAATTGATTCATAGGGTCTCAACAAGATAATTCCTATCAATAGTAAATTCGTATGTATTAcgtataaacaaaaataaaatagggtAAGAGAACATTCAAAAGGCCTGTAACAATCAACATAGGATGAGCCAACTTGATATTTTGGCGCTATCATCACAAAGAAGAGATTTAGAGTTTTGGTTCCCTCATTTTATCTGGAAAGATTGAATCAAGTGAAGTCTCTAAAAggtttcaaatctttcttttctattgcacGTTGCAACCAGAACCAGTATTGGGGTGTTTTCGCTTGAGCCGTACGAGACGAAATTCTCATATACGGTTCTTAGAGGGGGAGTCCCTTCGCCTTCGGTTCACCTATCTCAATAAAGTATATGATTGGTTCGAGGAGCGTCTCGAGATTCAAGCGATTGCAGATGATATAACTAGTAAATATGTTCCTCCTCATGTCAATATATTTCATTGTCTAGGAGGGATCACACTTACTTGCTTTTTAGTACAAGTAGCTACGGGTTTTGCTATGACTTTTTACTATCGCCCGACCGTCACAGAAGCTTTTGCCT
This genomic interval carries:
- the LOC126409659 gene encoding photosystem II CP47 reaction center protein-like codes for the protein VRRMPTFFETFPVVLVDGDGIVRADVPFRRAESKYSVEQVGVTVEFYGGELDGVSYNDPATVKKYARRAQLGEIFELDRATLKSDGVFRSSPRGWFTFGHASFALLFFFGHIWHGARTLFRDVFAGIDPDLDAQVEFGTFQKLGDPTTRRQVV